A single genomic interval of Streptomyces sp. 1222.5 harbors:
- the pyk gene encoding pyruvate kinase, giving the protein MRRAKIVCTLGPATDSYDQIKALVEAGMDVARFNLSHGTHADHEERYQRVRKAADETGRSVGLLADLQGPKIRLGRFAEGPVLLERGDTFTITVEDGVQGDRHRCGTTYAGLAADVTPGERVLVDDGKVCLEVTAVDGPCVHTRVIEGGVISDHKGLNLPGVAVSVPALSEKDEDDLRWALRTGFDVVALSFVRSGDDVRAVHRIMAEQGRRLPVIAKIEKPQAVDNLDGIVAAFDGLMVARGDLGVEMPLEQVPIVQKRAVKLAKRNAKPVIVATQMLDSMIDNSRPTRAEASDVANAVLDGTDAVMLSGETSVGKYPVETVRTMAKIVAAAEEDMLAKGLPPLTERNKPRTQGGAVARAAAEMGDFLGARFLVAFTQSGDTARRLSRYRSPIPLLAFTPEQATRSQLSLTWGAETFLGPHADSTDAMVDQVDDLLLRYGRCRKGDIVVITAGSPPGVPGATNMVRVHHIGEDDSPKA; this is encoded by the coding sequence ATGCGCCGAGCAAAGATCGTCTGTACTCTGGGGCCCGCCACCGACTCGTACGACCAGATCAAGGCACTGGTCGAGGCCGGAATGGACGTCGCCCGCTTCAACCTCAGCCACGGCACGCACGCCGACCACGAGGAGCGCTACCAGCGGGTGCGCAAGGCGGCCGACGAGACCGGCCGCAGCGTCGGACTTCTCGCCGACCTTCAAGGCCCGAAGATCCGGCTCGGCCGCTTCGCCGAAGGACCCGTACTCCTTGAACGCGGCGACACCTTCACCATCACCGTGGAGGACGGCGTCCAGGGCGACCGCCACCGGTGCGGCACCACCTACGCCGGCCTCGCCGCCGACGTCACCCCCGGCGAACGCGTCCTCGTGGACGACGGCAAGGTCTGCCTGGAGGTCACCGCGGTCGACGGCCCCTGCGTGCACACCCGCGTGATCGAGGGCGGAGTGATCTCCGACCACAAGGGCCTCAACCTCCCCGGCGTGGCCGTCTCCGTCCCCGCCCTCTCCGAGAAGGACGAGGACGACCTGCGCTGGGCGCTGCGCACCGGCTTCGACGTCGTCGCCCTCTCCTTCGTCCGCAGCGGCGACGACGTCAGGGCCGTGCACCGCATCATGGCCGAGCAGGGCCGGCGCCTCCCGGTGATCGCCAAGATCGAGAAGCCCCAGGCCGTCGACAACCTCGACGGCATCGTCGCCGCCTTCGACGGCCTCATGGTCGCGCGCGGCGACCTCGGCGTGGAGATGCCCCTGGAACAGGTTCCGATCGTCCAGAAGCGCGCCGTCAAACTCGCCAAGCGCAACGCCAAGCCGGTCATCGTCGCCACCCAGATGCTCGACTCGATGATCGACAACTCCCGGCCGACCCGCGCCGAGGCGTCCGACGTGGCCAACGCGGTCCTCGACGGCACCGACGCGGTGATGCTCTCCGGCGAGACCAGCGTCGGCAAGTACCCCGTCGAGACCGTGCGCACCATGGCGAAGATCGTCGCCGCGGCCGAGGAGGACATGCTGGCCAAGGGCCTGCCGCCGCTGACCGAACGGAACAAGCCGCGCACCCAGGGCGGCGCGGTCGCCCGGGCCGCCGCCGAGATGGGCGACTTCCTCGGCGCCAGGTTCCTGGTCGCGTTCACCCAGTCGGGCGACACGGCCCGCCGGCTCTCCCGCTACCGCTCGCCGATCCCGCTGCTCGCCTTCACCCCCGAGCAGGCCACCCGCTCCCAGCTCAGCCTCACCTGGGGCGCCGAGACCTTCCTCGGCCCGCACGCGGACTCCACGGACGCGATGGTCGACCAGGTGGACGACCTGCTCCTCAGGTACGGCCGCTGCCGGAAGGGCGACATCGTGGTGATCACGGCCGGCTCCCCGCCCGGCGTCCCCGGCGCGACCAACATGGTCCGAGTCCACCACATCGGCGAGGACGACAGCCCGAAGGCATGA